The DNA sequence AAAGTGTGAGTTCTCTGAGAGTGGGGATATTTACTTCATCTTTAGTATCccaaacagtgcctggtacacagtaggtactcagtaaatatttgaaccCCAGTCAGCTTTCTGATTTAGGCACCTTCGTGTGGTCGTAAATCAGCAAAGAAAAGGGACATTGCACACGATTTCGAGAAGATGGGGGACAGTTGAGCaggcagctggagagagaggtctgggctgCCGACGTGGCTTTTCCAGCCCTCAGGTCACAGGTGGGAGCAGAGTTATAGGACTGCCCCAGCGTGTCCAGTGGGCCCTGAAAAACTgtgttcccccacccccacccagcatcCCGGTCAGACCACCCTGGGACTCTGCATTGGAGCCTTTCTTCTTCACCGTGGGCCTTCATTTGGGGAGACACCCAGAGGAGGGGAGCATGGACAGGAGGGCCAACACCTCCTAGCCGGGTCCCTGGCTacccgctcccccccccccccccccccccccccacaacctTTTCTGACATTTTGTTGGGAAAGGCTTCAGCAGAGTGTCTGGGACAATGAGTGCCCTGAGGTGGCTTTTTTGTGGGTCTGCCTGTTCTGGAATGCTGAGCACTACACAAGGAAACACAGCCTCGAGGAATCACATCTAGTTGTGGAGATAAGACAGACAGATGACTCTTTGGCACTGGACACCAGGCAGGTCTGGGAGAGACGCCAGTGTGAGGCCTGCAGTAAATGCtgggagtgggtggggtgggggcaaagGGGCCGGTCAGGGTGGCCTGGTCTGGCCTGGGCTTGGTGGGCTGAAGGTGGGGGGCTTTGGAAGGCTGCTGAGAGGGCCTAGACCCTGGTCACGGCTGGCACCCCAGTGCTggtcctttgcctgttttctctCCTCATGACACCAGCCTGGAGAAGCCTGCACCTGTTGGCCAGTGGGGactagggtggggtggggtgggtggcgGTGGGGTAGCTCACTTACCGTGGTGGCGTGTCCTGGGTGACTGGGTGCTCTGtgtgagggacagagagagagagagggggctgAATCCCTATGGCAGCCTCTGGGCTACAAGCCCTGTCATCCATCCCACCCCACTGTGGAAAGTGGCCTGAAGGGAACATGCAACAAGCAGCAAGCTAGCAGTGACCTGAAGTGACCTGAAAGATGACCAGGAGTCTGCAAGGAGAAGAGTGGGGTGAGGAGTCATCCAACGGAAAACCCCGcctttttgaggaaactgaagcacagaatgCTTAGTGACTAAAGAACCAGCAGGAGAGCCAGCGTGGCCACAGCAAAGACGGCAGCCAGGACACCTGTGACACATTTTGGACACATTTCACCCCAGGAGAGTTTGAGGCTGGTGCTACTGACCGGGGTGGTCTGAACGGCCCTGGGAAGCCTCCTCTCTGGGGCACAGAGCCCATTTCCCATGCAGCTCTGGGAGAGTAGTGTGGGGCCAACTGCAGCTCTCTGAAGACTTCTGCTAGTTCACACTTCCACACTTCTGCACAGGCCATTCCCTCTGCCCAAATCCCACCAGCTCCTTGTCTTCCTAGCTCATGCCTACTTACTGCTTTTGGTGTAGCTCTCACCTTACTTGCGTAAAgccttctcccctcacccctgagCAGACACCCTACGAGATTGTGGCCTACATACTCTGGGCTTCTGCAATGCTGGGTTCCAGGACAGCACTTCTCGCCCCACATCGCAATGTGCTTACTCCTCAGCATCCCATTCAAAGGCAGGGAGCCAGGTCTCACTCCTCTCTGTATTCCTAGCATCTACACAGCACATAGCAGGTCCTGAAGATGCTTGTTGTAACATAATGGAATGGTGCTATTTGGGAAAGTCCAATGGTCAGGGCCCACAGGGAGGAGTCCTTTATGGGATGCTGGTAAAGGGGCGGGCTCCAGAGCTGTACTGTCGGACCTCTATCTCTGTGACTCCAGGCTAGGGGCTAGTTCTCTAatctctctggcctcagcttcCTTTGTGTAAAATGGGCTCTCGCTGGTTCCCACCTCCTGGGCTTGCGGCAGGGAGAGGAAAGCGAGACGATCACAGGCGCAAAAATGATGTTTCGATTGTGCCATGCCAGGTGGTCAGCCAGAGGGTCTTACCTAAGAGGAGAGGCCCCGCCTCGCCCCGCGCACCCACCCTAGCCTGGGGCGCACCCACCTAGGCAGCGGCGGGCGGTGGCGCGGGCGGCCAGCAGGCTGAGCAGCAGCAGCGCCTTGAGGCCGAGCACGCCGAGCGGGAGGGCGATCGCCGAGGCCCCGGAGGCGCCGCGGAAACGGAACAAGTAGACGCTGGCCTCGGCGCGGCCCAGGCTGTTGGTGGCTGTGCACGTGTAGCGGCCGTCGTGGTCCAGCGCCGGCAGCTCGGCGGTCACCTGGTGGCTGTGATCCTGACCCGGGCCCGGCACCTTGACCGAACCGTTGCCCAGGGCCGGGCCGGACCAGGCGAGCGCGGGCGGCGGCTCCCCTTCGGCGGTGCAGAGCGCGCGGAAGGCGTGCGCCGGGCCGGGCAGCACCGAGATGTTGACGATCCGTGGGGCGACTGCGAGCGGCGGCCGAGCGGCGAGACAGAGAGAAAGCGAACTGCGGTCAGAGCGCGCGCGCAGCCGGCAGGGGCGAACCCTTCCCAGTCCCCTTTGGTCGCCAAGACAGGCGAGGGGCGCAGAGAGAAGGGAGTGGGCACTCGGGcgccaggctgcctgggtcccaATACAcgtgtggccttgggtaagctATTCCGCCGTTGtatgcctcaatttctccatgtgtaaaatggggatcactTACCTTTTGGGGCTGTTGAGAAGATATGGCAAATTAATACGTGTCCGGTGCTTGGACTAGGTCTTGGCCCATAGTAATTACTCACTAACCGGTCGTTATTACTGTGGTAGGACAGGGTTGGGGGCAGTCTGCTGGTGTGATTTCAAGGGCACCTCCCACAATCAGACCACCTCACCAAGATCTAGAGTTGAGACTGATTCACTGAATCCATGGGACTGTGGTAGGGAGGCACCCACCCTGGGAAGAAACGGAAATGCACTCAGAGAGGCGGCCCAGCCAGCGCAAGAGCACATGCGAAGTTCTTGGTAGAGCCAGACTCTAACCCAGAACTCCTGGGTACCCCCCAACAGGGGGTCCTGGATGTTTAGACTCTCTGTACGTAATTCCAGTGCGCAGCCAGGGTTGAGCACCACTGTGCTAGGGACCGGGCCCTGGGTTCCCACATCTTAATAGTTCAGGGTCTAGCAAAGTGCTGGGCGCTTGGTGGGGCTCCCCGTGCACCCCCCAGGGAGCTGCGGGTGCCCTTCATGCACACAGCACACACTCCAATGCAGCGCGTGCCGTAATGAGGATTATTGTTCACGCGTTTTTCTCTCCTCCTAGTCTGCGAACTATTGGGGGATATTCGCTCTAGAGGAGCTTCATTACAATGCTCGTTCCCGGGCCCCACCCTGCCCTTCCTGGGGCCACTATTCTGCAtgtttaacaagttcccaggtggtcCGTAGCGAGAGGAGCTGGAAGGTAGGGAGCGAGGGAAAGGAGCTGCGCCCGCCTCGGCCGCCCCAGCCGACAGAGGGCGCTCCGGCAGCCGCGCCCGGCTCACCGGTCACGCGGAGCCGGATGCCGTGGCGGCTCTCGTAGCGGTCGTGGATGTCGCCGGCGAACTCCACGC is a window from the Equus quagga isolate Etosha38 chromosome 9, UCLA_HA_Equagga_1.0, whole genome shotgun sequence genome containing:
- the SIGLEC15 gene encoding sialic acid-binding Ig-like lectin 15; protein product: LGSLVRTKRDTTVNLPNTDVHSAPTQRWSMQVPAEVSAALGEAAVLPCTFTHPHRHYDGPLTAIWRAREPYAGPQVFRCAAARGSELCQTALSPQGRFRLLGNPRRNDLSLRIERLALADDGRYFCRVEFAGDIHDRYESRHGIRLRVTVAPRIVNISVLPGPAHAFRALCTAEGEPPPALAWSGPALGNGSVKVPGPGQDHSHQVTAELPALDHDGRYTCTATNSLGRAEASVYLFRFRGASGASAIALPLGVLGLKALLLLSLLAARATARRCLEHPVTQDTPPRPQAHESNYENLNQRSPRGPRAAVYSP